The sequence TTCCAAGTCTTCCCCTTTGTACTCCTTCAGCTTGTCCAATAACATCTTGCGGCTATGTTCAATCTCGCTGAGGGCAACTTCTCTTTCATATCGTTGCTGTTGCTGTAAAGCCTGGccaaaatgaaaggaaaacaTTTAAAGAGTTTGTAACAATATATCGTTTGTTTATATCAAGAAAAGGTACTcccattttaattttgaactTTATATTCACAATAGCTAATACATACATAGACAATAAAATGAAACTACCTATGGACAAAATAATGCAGTATACAGTTAGCCAGTGCTGCACTGTCAGTCATCAGTTTATATATCATCCCTGCCCCCGCATTAGGGATATGTACAAGAACGCAAGCACAACCAGACATGACGAGGGAAAAATTAGATACCGGTGCAGGTCTGCTGGAATATTTGACACCTTAGCAACCTCACTCCTGACCATACAAATAATCTATGGTATGTGAACACTCAATAAGTTTCTGAAGTTAAAAAATCTGGACTTTTCACTAAATGCCATAATCCCGTAAGCAAGAGCCAGACCAACATTTAATAGTGTGCCTTCTTACAAAATCTTTATATGAGGATGAAAACAATGAGAACATAAAATGCATTTCAATAAGGTCCTAACAAATTGCAGCAGAAGGACTTTATCTTCACAAACTCTTCACCAAATGGATATTTATGCTATCCCTTTGCTTTGGCTGCAAGATATGTGAATTACCCCATGACTTTAAATAGATCCACCTTATAGAGCACatcttctcattttctttagaTAGGGATGTTAATGGTTATATCTCTTGAATTCAGGAACACATCTGGGAAGAATTATCCACGTGGAAATTTATTTCCATGTTTCAGCATTTTATATACGAGCACAAACACATTGTTGCTCAACTTCTGCAGCTTAGAAAGAAAACCGCTtcattgatttaaaatttcagAGATTGTCATTACATCAAGAGGAATATTAAACCTCAAGCGTTCTGGAACTAAAGGAAAGGCTATGAAGAAAATGCCAGCCCCAGTACACAAAAAGATTTGAAGTCATGTATGAATTGTATTCAAAACTAGttcatagaaagaaaaaagtctAATTATTGAGGGTAGATTTTTATCTAGGCTTGGTGTATACACCACAACTAATAGAAGAATGACATGTATGTATGAGTGTTTTACACTTTAGTATTAGATGATTGATACATACTtcaacattttaaaataatgaatgtGTCAATCATCTATCGGTTTGGTGTATAGGTGGGGACATACACCAAGCCTAAGCAAGAACTTTCCATTATTGAGACAGCATGTTGGGacatatataaaacaaaaacaatatcATTCTACACAATCATGCACAAAATCAACTTGCAAAATGGTATGGGTGTCAGTTCTGGAAAGGCTAGCTCTCCGGGACTTGACTtcaatctatttttattggattttgtgGGATGTGCTCACGCCCCAAAATTTATGCACATTCACAAGTACTGTACCAAAATTAGTCTCTCTATCAGCAAAAAATAAGTGGCCTTTTCTCTTGGTAGAAAAGGAGGGCTGGGAGTACGATCTTGAACCCTTCATCTCTAAATTACATGGCAAGCACTTAAACACTAATCAACTGCAACTGTCAAAATCTATGGCCTTAAGATCAGTTTCATGTTAGGAACACAAACTAATTTATAGATACATTTAAATCATGGTTGTTGTTCTATGGATTATCATTATGGTACTGATATATTATTTCCACAAGATCTTGGAAGTAACCTTCtacattttatataatcatGGTAACGTTCTTATCAAATGATTTACAGCAGAATCATTACAGAATAAGATTAGGGGCACATGATGCGAGTTTCAAAAGCATTAAGCAGCTCAAAAACAGAGCAATTGCCAGTCCATTCCAAAAGGGTACTCTAGTAAACTCAGTTTCAAAAGCGAGGTCTCCTCAGCCTACGGGGTATTAGCAGCCGTTTGTTGTTCCTCAATCTAGTAGATGCCAAAGCTAAAAGACATAGTAAACAAGTTCAAAACCAGGAATGATACAGCGCCCGCATTGATTTTGTTatcttaattttgatttgaattttctttattattgttCAGGCACGGCCATGCTTTATTTGACATTTGGTGTAAAATAACCttgaaaacaataaattataaccAGTTAATAAATCTCATCAAAACAACACAAGGAAAGAAATTCAGGTCTCATATGTTTCTAGGCAATTCTTCTGCGGATAGTCACCAAACTAGAATCACTAACAATAGATCATCATTATTGAATCCCAAATATCTCTCTCTTTCATTTTCCATATATAGACACATacactaatataaaaatataaaatttagcttTTGTTTTTTGGGTGTAAAAACGTAAAATTCAAGAGCTGGGTACTGTAGAAAAAAACCTGTAAATTAGAGAGTTGATGTTCAAGGGATTCAAGAGCATCACGGATATGCAAAAGCCTCTCAGCCTCTCCATCATCTTCCTCTTCAGCTCCATCATTCAAAGTCCCCACATCATGTGAttgaaaattagggtttttttctttatctcctTTCACAGTAATAATACTCTCCTCAAGACGctctttttcttgcttttcttcAATAGAAACAGAATTGCCATTGATATTGACATTGTCAGTGCTTGCTTTATGGATACAATTACTAATCTTTAATCTCAATTCAATGGCTCTAGCCAAGACAACCTCTACTCCTCCTTCTTCCATTGatgttttttttctctctctcttgttTCCTGTGTGTGGGTTGCCTTAGAAACATTGAGAAACAGTGAACTTTTGGGTTAATGGTGACTGCATAGTGATGGGTTTTGTgagttttgtttgtttgttttgtaatatcaAATATGTAATAGAAGCGCCAAAAAGTTGTGTTTTTGAGGTTGGGCTTCTTGTGCTATTTAGTGATTCTGGTGCAATCTTAGCAGAtagattttgattttctttttatttttcttttgctctcCCTGCCAAcgtttttgttgtttttggCAAATGAATGATGACAAGAGATGAGTGAGCAGTCACCTAAACAGTGTTTGAAGTTTaaactttacttttttttaccTGAAAACCCtagacaaaaataaaacaaagataACATTgaaatcattttcaaagctttgatttttattttgccaGAATAGAGACTAGAGGGTCTGTGGCTCAGAGAAAATGTAAATCTGCTGGCACTTTTGCTGTATTGTGGACACATGTGACATTAAAGAATctatcttgatttatttttttcatttatttatttctgatTTAATTGTATTAAGATATTAGATCAAGGGGTAGTAGTATTATTATGAAGGCAAGATTGTATTTCAAGGTGAGGTttctaattttcatttttgtcaTCACTCATTTAGTCAAAAAGGGAATGGTTGGTTGTTGAGTCAAAAGTGTGAAGGTAGGCAGGCAGCTTGAAAAGGGAGTGGAAAATCAGATATTAGGGTTAGTGAGAGATCCTTGGAAGggtagttattattttaacctATTATCTTCTCACATTATCCATATCTTATATGAATAGAGATATTCTaggatttaaatttaaaaattcactAACAAGTGTgagaagaattaaaaaatatatattaatcaggCAGagtaaaattagataattaaagtACCTATGACAACATATTAGAACGAGAGGTACCCCAAATGATCTAAAATTAGCTCTATTAAAAGGAGCTAACGAAGATTTTACATTGCTCATGTTTAAAGTATATAAGAAAGAATTTTTTAGTGGACTGtgaagataaaatttataacttcaTATATAGTaggaaataaatatttaaacaaatttatgaaaaaatggATTGAATTTTACAACATCAACCCTacaacattttaaaaaatgacgGAAGACTCACATTAAAATAACACCTATACATTAAAACAGCACCTACTTATTATATTAGATTTATAGCTGAACCGGTGCGGACGGAAATTCTTCAAAGAATTCATagtaagaaattataaaaatttctcttaatctaaaaatagaaaactatataataaaatgataatttaaacttatatattcatttaaaagacaatttaagataatattatataattattttaaaaaatttaagatagttagaattcaaaattttagttaaatagTCCACAAAATAGTGGAGGTCGAACATCATATTTATGGCGAAGGCTTCTAGAAAATTGAACTTCCATTAGAAAACACTAAAATAGTAATGAAAATGTTCACATTACCAAATGTTCCAAAAACAGGACACTTATACATAAGGAGTAGCAACCTTTCTAATTACGTTTATATGGAAACTGCACATAAGACTGATAGCAGAATCACAATGAGCAGTCCTCCTGTTTATAAGAATGAGGATCACGCAAGCTCAACGCATCAAGACTTTGAGATGGAGCAAATTTCTCATTTATCCCTGCCTTACAAACCAATTCTTCAAGCTCTTTAACGGGTTTCAAGCCTTATGATCTTCAGCCTATTTGATCATCATTCTTCTCAGAAGGACAAGAGTCAAAGTCTAGTTATGATTCTTCTGTCATTCTAACATTATCCTGCCAGCAGAACTGAGTAATATATTCAGGAAGAGGACTTCCCATTAGCCccagcaatatatatataatcccTTCCCGATTTCCATAACTAGGGGAATCAGACAACTAGGCTAATTCTTTCGAAAGCAGATAGCGGAAAGTGAAGTTGTGAGGAATCCACTCCAGGGTCTTGCTGGATTTTCTATGTTGACACTGCTGAACGCTTTTTCTCCAGGAATGAGGCAGTAAATGCTCTATCATATCCAGCAAACCAGCAGAACAGAGATCTGAATCTTTAGCGAAAGACTCCACAAGTTTTGGAAGATGGAGCTTCTTCTCTTTATGGACAATTAAGGTTGATTGAATATACTCTTCCTTTGCAGCTTCTAGGTCTTCAAATACACTCTTCGGAGTATATACTCGTAACTGAAGACATGCAATTGGTTAATGGCATTTCAGTAGAAGCAGAGAGAAATATAAGGAGAGTACAAAAAACATTTTTATAGCATTCTtgttatcttttctttttgcttttgttatttattaaagattagctagtTTGGCCTCGGATGGATTCAACTAGGTACAATGAGAAGAACTATTTTTGTCTGACGAAAATTTCGTTTGCTAAAGAAACGTACTGCGGGATCAGAACAGCTTCCTGCACAGAGGGCAAAGTGTAAGCGAGGTTCAGTGTAATCAATAGAATAGGCTTTCCTTGGATCTCCAGCCTTGAATTTTGTCTTTGAAGGAAACAGCTTTTGCAGCCACTACAAGTCAGATATAAGCAACATCAGCTCAACGACAAgattaaacaaacaaaatcttGAATTTCTCATCATTAGCGGATAGGAACTTGCAACAGCAATTGAACCATAAGTATCACTTCATAATTAAGATGATAATGTTGAATATAAGTTTTAGGAAACAGAAATTACTTGTCCAGGTCGAGGCAATCGACAACCCAGAATTGAACTCTGAATCATGTCTACATTAATAGTGTGACCCCCCACATTATATGCTGCCTGAAACAGAAACGAGTTCATGAAAATCATAATATACACATAGATATTAACTTCTATCAAATTAACAGAAAATACTGCTCACCTTTATTTGTAAAGACattcttttcatattattttggGGAACCCCATATACCAAAAATGCCTATAAGGGCAGCACAATCCAAATGGTTTGTATCAGTTCGGAAACTAAAACACTATAAAAGACAAgcattttagtatattataatCTTGGAAATTGATATTTACATGCATAACTAGTGCATTGTGTACATTGATCCAAAATGCTAACTTCTCCTCACGTTTCAATTTTCTAGGATCAACTGCTTCCAACTGGGAGACGAGAGACCTGCAATGGAATAGTTTTTTCCCATATCAGTCACTGCAAATTTAGTTATGCAAGTCACTCTCATCAAAGAAGCTGCTGCAGGccaaaatatacaaatatttcAATCATACTGTATTGCTTGCTGAAAATAAAGCTTGGCTGCaggtcttctttttcttttcaatgatgttgttttcaaatattagaTGAAGTATATCTCAAGATCAAATTAAGAATCAGGGAGAAAACAGTACGACATGAAACATTTCAAGCATCATTAAATTGGCAAGGCTCACCTAAATTCTTGTAACTTATTctgtttatcttttaaatgCTGGTTATCTCTACAAATTCGTTCCACCTTAGCCATTGTGCAGTATGGTCCGCTGAGATCCTTAGCATCTCCAATGTGGAAAGGGTTGTCAAGAGTCGAACTGAAGGATGAATAGTTATGCTCAGGGGTCCACATCTCACTCGGGCCTTGTGCTGGAAACTCATTCGGTGATGAAGAGAATGAAGCAGGAGAGGGAGGATAGTCATGATCTGTCAAAGGTGGATCTGCCAAATCACAATATATGGCTGAGATACACTTGATCATCTCCTCAGAAAGCAAATTTGGAGTCTCTGGAACACAACTATGACCATAGGTTCCAAGATGAACCGCCAGACTGAGCGCTGAATGATTATTTTGAGCTTGCTGAGGAAGAAACGTAGAAAGTATTACATGAATTGGCTGAGTGTTAATAGAGAAACGTAGCATAGATATTTACTAAGAGGAAGTGACAACTCGCTCAAGTTACCTCTAGCATTGACAATGGGAGGGAATGGTACGAATCTGCAGCGCTAGCCATAGATTTCATAGGAGGAGAAGTGCCTGTTGAACGCTGAGATATAGAGGAGTGACATCGATAGATACTAGAATCCAACAGATTCTCCAGTCCCCAGGTTCCATTAAACTGCTTTGTTTGATTTCCACTTGAATCTTGAGGCCGGGTAAGACAACTCGAATGATTAACTGAATTGCGGTTAGCTATCATGTTATCTTGTCTAGGAACTACTGGAAGCACCTTCTTTTGCATGCTCGAGTTCATTTTGCATCTTTCGTCAATGGTCGATTGAGGTGTCACTTGTTGATCAAATGTTTTTCTATACAGAGAAAGAAGGTACCGTTCCAAATGCACAACCTCCAGCTCTAACAGTGCAATATCCTTAATCAGCTGCTTGGCAGCCTAGAAGCAAAGTAAGCATAATTATATGGTTTCAGAATTAGCTCTGCTCAACTAGAAGAAGCTATAAAAATGACAGAGGCACAGATATAACACAGGGAAAAGTGTCTACCCCAGCAAGTAAGCATGCTATATAATATGAATGtgcatatacatatatgtatatattctGTAAGTTTCAAAAAGAGAAGTTACCTTGGGGATCGACTTATCAGTCACAGTATCATAGGAGAAAGGGGTATTATTCATTGCCTTCTCCAATGCTTGGCGCGTAACAAACTGGTGCTGTAATCTGTCCTGGAGCGCTAGAATCTGCACAATAGTGTGAGGGAGAATGAAGATATTTGTAATTGATATAGTGACATTACattattatattctatatTAGGAGGAGATTGAAAGATTATGCATGCAACAGAACACCTGATTTGGCAGGTATATAATTCTTACCTTCTGGAAGCATCTTGTGATGTTTAAATTGGAGTTTTTTTCTCGAGTGAATTTAAATTGCAACTATATAATGAACAAAGAGATTTGCCATAGATGCAGTctatagaaaaagaatatttaagcAAGGGGAACATACTAAGAACAGAACCTTCACTTAATAAAATCCCCCGAATAAAGGAATGTTGGATTCCTTAGTCTGTAATTAGTATCAGGTGATGCCTGGTTTGTCTCATATTCTCACTGCTTTTTGACTTCCCTACTTTAATTCCATTTTTCAAGAAGTCGGGTTCTAGCAATAAAAgctcctttttctttgtaaatatatatttttaacctAGCGCCTCAACAGAATTTATACTTGAACCAGCTGGGTCTCCCAACTATATAAGCTTCAGATAAACTCATTTACGTCAGCATTGAAACAGTACTCACCTCATACTTTAGAGAATCTCGAACCTCTGTATTTTGAGCCTGCATCTTTTTGGCTTCAACATAGTTCTCCACTTGTCCCATTTTCTCctgtgaaaaaatatatacacacacacacacacacatttACTCAATATATTGTCAGACATTATTGATTTGAGATCTAACTAAACTTTCTTTTATGCCATGTTGCTCATAGAAACGATACATGCAAATTATAAGGAAAATAGTAATTCTTACCAATCTATGATGAAGAGAACTTTCAAAGATGCTATTTGGTTTGTGCTTCTCAACTTTTCTTTGAGCTGGATCACTGTCAAAGGAAAGAACAGATTAATGGGTATATACTGAACAGCAGTAAGACATCAAACTATTCTCATCTATGAGtctataatatatttacatattcagttcaaaagaaaatatttatatatatgcacaTAGCAGGGAAACAAGTATGTGCTGGTTTTGGAAATATTACAATGCAAAGAAAGTGAACGGGTAAAGAAAGTGAAGGCGAGAAGAAAACATTCTCCACCATTTTAGTTAGAACTCTCCACATTCTCCCACTCATGCAGAAAGATTTCAGATAAAAGAACCGAAAGGAGATTTTCTGCAGTAGGGGCAGCTCAGGTTCTCCTTCCTCGGACAACCCAGTTTATAGTTGCTAACTTCTTGCAAGAACACTGGTTAAACAGGACATGAAATTGTAAagaagctttttttttttttatgggaAAATTTGTGAAAGAAGCTTTTGGACATGAAATTGCACCAACTATTAGCATTGTGCTTGCATAAAGCCCATATACTAGCTACAATACCTATATCCAGAAGCCATATTGATAGCAATAATCATCAGAATCGCATAGTGCAGAAAATTAAGTCTTAAAGAATACTAGAAATTAACCggatgaaaaaaatatatatatacattagaGCAGTACAAAAGAAGAATTGAAAAAGCAACCTATTAGAACGCTTATGCCTTGAAAATCTTACTTCCACAAAGTTGAATGGGTTCAAGGTTGCACCTCCCCGCCACTTAACCTCATGCATAGTGGCAACAACTGTTTTGCCTTTAGACCCCACAACAGAAAATTCACTGAAACAGCATTGAATGCAAAGAGCAAATACTACCATAAGATAATGACAATAGACGAGCAGAGAAAAATACACTACATAAAGGAAACATCCAAATGCATTAAATGCTAACAGAATAAACTCTGCTTACAAGCATAGAAACCATACTATAGAGTAAGACTACTCACACAAAacgttcttttctttttttataatgtatCGTCAAAAGTCGAACCAAGATTTAGTGATTTCAAGAAATCAGGATATTCTTAGCCATATCTAAAGCAAACCCAAGacccatttttctttctttttgacaTCTAGCAAGAACAGTGCAAAGGATACTATACATGCTCATACGCAGGAGCAGgtactatatatatagagtGGTAAAAGGGttgtcaatttatttatttttattttaaattttttgactAGTCCCTCGTCTTAGAAAGCAATTCCACCTTTAAAGCTTTTTTTGCAATGGTGGGCTTTTTTTGCATTGCATGAAAAGAAGCAAATCAGCTCGTGGCTTTTTGATTAAAGAGTGAGATAActaaaaagtttatattttcttcaagaatttcaaaaagaaaattgctaATTGCCAAAATGCcagttgaaaaagaaagaaagagacaaGAAACAAGGAGGTGACTGATttgttttctatatattaTGCAATATAgaaagagagggagagagagagagagagagcgagCAATATTTCATGGGATTTGGGCTTCTCTGAAGTCTTAAACTTTGCAATTCATATGGATTTTACTGctgtttaagaaaaaaaaaacaaactttCAAAAGCATGAAGaatattggaataagagaaaaGTGGTAAGAACCCTTCGTAGTTCGTGACAATACAAagcttaattattttaaggaTATCATTGCATTTAACAGCTTAATCAAAGGGCTTTCTcacaaaaattatttcaacTGGACCAGCCTTGTCTTATCCAACCACTTAGGCTTATCAGATTAgagcctttttctttctccttattttaattacacttcaaatcttttaagaacaTTAAACTTTTAAGAACTGAATTTTGACCTTATCATTGAATTATTGGCTACCTAATGAGAGAACCATGAGATGCATGCATGCTAGGAAAGTGttcattatttctattttcatttccaGCATCGCAAATATATGCAGAGGAAAACTATCAAAGACATCTAAATAGATCATGTTAACTCAACCACTAAAgtaataataagaatttttaGAACCATAATCAAAATTGCAACTTCCTGTCTATTTTAGCTTTGCTGAAAAGGATTACATAAGACATGAAAGCTGGagaattcaataaaaataggaGGTGGGCATGCAGTGATCCTACTTTCCCCACTCATGAGATACTGTCTTTATTTTTACAATCATATACAATGAAAGGGTGCTAGCTAGCAACATTCTGCACTAAAAGTGGCTGGTGTTGGTTTGTATACAACTATTAAAGAGAGAGTAGCAtttagaaaagataaaagcaGAGCCTAAAAAGGGCTGAAAGGTAGAGGTCAAAGGGGAAAACAAATACAATGGATTGTGCTGCTGTCAAATGTCTTCTTTGGTGGGCTTACCGTTGTCTAATCTGTTTGTGATATATTTGGATACAACCATTTTTAAGTCCCTTTGTCTAGTCAAACAAACTTGCTTGGAAAGCTTGTTgcctttcttttcattt comes from Ricinus communis isolate WT05 ecotype wild-type chromosome 5, ASM1957865v1, whole genome shotgun sequence and encodes:
- the LOC8279547 gene encoding uncharacterized protein LOC8279547 isoform X3; the encoded protein is MGQVENYVEAKKMQAQNTEVRDSLKYEILALQDRLQHQFVTRQALEKAMNNTPFSYDTVTDKSIPKAAKQLIKDIALLELEVVHLERYLLSLYRKTFDQQVTPQSTIDERCKMNSSMQKKVLPVVPRQDNMIANRNSVNHSSCLTRPQDSSGNQTKQFNGTWGLENLLDSSIYRCHSSISQRSTGTSPPMKSMASAADSYHSLPLSMLEQAQNNHSALSLAVHLGTYGHSCVPETPNLLSEEMIKCISAIYCDLADPPLTDHDYPPSPASFSSSPNEFPAQGPSEMWTPEHNYSSFSSTLDNPFHIGDAKDLSGPYCTMAKVERICRDNQHLKDKQNKLQEFRSLVSQLEAVDPRKLKREEKLAFWINVHNALVMHAFLVYGVPQNNMKRMSLQIKAAYNVGGHTINVDMIQSSILGCRLPRPGQWLQKLFPSKTKFKAGDPRKAYSIDYTEPRLHFALCAGSCSDPALRVYTPKSVFEDLEAAKEEYIQSTLIVHKEKKLHLPKLVESFAKDSDLCSAGLLDMIEHLLPHSWRKSVQQCQHRKSSKTLEWIPHNFTFRYLLSKELA
- the LOC8279547 gene encoding uncharacterized protein LOC8279547 isoform X2 yields the protein MIIAINMASGYSDPAQRKVEKHKPNSIFESSLHHRLEKMGQVENYVEAKKMQAQNTEVRDSLKYEILALQDRLQHQFVTRQALEKAMNNTPFSYDTVTDKSIPKAAKQLIKDIALLELEVVHLERYLLSLYRKTFDQQVTPQSTIDERCKMNSSMQKKVLPVVPRQDNMIANRNSVNHSSCLTRPQDSSGNQTKQFNGTWGLENLLDSSIYRCHSSISQRSTGTSPPMKSMASAADSYHSLPLSMLEQAQNNHSALSLAVHLGTYGHSCVPETPNLLSEEMIKCISAIYCDLADPPLTDHDYPPSPASFSSSPNEFPAQGPSEMWTPEHNYSSFSSTLDNPFHIGDAKDLSGPYCTMAKVERICRDNQHLKDKQNKLQEFRSLVSQLEAVDPRKLKREEKLAFWINVHNALVMHAFLVYGVPQNNMKRMSLQIKAAYNVGGHTINVDMIQSSILGCRLPRPGQWLQKLFPSKTKFKAGDPRKAYSIDYTEPRLHFALCAGSCSDPALRVYTPKSVFEDLEAAKEEYIQSTLIVHKEKKLHLPKLVESFAKDSDLCSAGLLDMIEHLLPHSWRKSVQQCQHRKSSKTLEWIPHNFTFRYLLSKELA
- the LOC8279547 gene encoding uncharacterized protein LOC8279547 isoform X1; this translates as MHEVKWRGGATLNPFNFVEVRFSRHKRSNSDPAQRKVEKHKPNSIFESSLHHRLEKMGQVENYVEAKKMQAQNTEVRDSLKYEILALQDRLQHQFVTRQALEKAMNNTPFSYDTVTDKSIPKAAKQLIKDIALLELEVVHLERYLLSLYRKTFDQQVTPQSTIDERCKMNSSMQKKVLPVVPRQDNMIANRNSVNHSSCLTRPQDSSGNQTKQFNGTWGLENLLDSSIYRCHSSISQRSTGTSPPMKSMASAADSYHSLPLSMLEQAQNNHSALSLAVHLGTYGHSCVPETPNLLSEEMIKCISAIYCDLADPPLTDHDYPPSPASFSSSPNEFPAQGPSEMWTPEHNYSSFSSTLDNPFHIGDAKDLSGPYCTMAKVERICRDNQHLKDKQNKLQEFRSLVSQLEAVDPRKLKREEKLAFWINVHNALVMHAFLVYGVPQNNMKRMSLQIKAAYNVGGHTINVDMIQSSILGCRLPRPGQWLQKLFPSKTKFKAGDPRKAYSIDYTEPRLHFALCAGSCSDPALRVYTPKSVFEDLEAAKEEYIQSTLIVHKEKKLHLPKLVESFAKDSDLCSAGLLDMIEHLLPHSWRKSVQQCQHRKSSKTLEWIPHNFTFRYLLSKELA